One Oryzias melastigma strain HK-1 unplaced genomic scaffold, ASM292280v2 sc00742, whole genome shotgun sequence DNA segment encodes these proteins:
- the LOC112141903 gene encoding cytochrome b-c1 complex subunit 10 — protein sequence MIGKVVGQKYVAIAKSWLPTLAVWGTTGGVALVYLTDWRLVLDYVPYINGKFKKDD from the exons ATGATTGGTAAAGTAGTTGGACAGAAATATGTGGCCATCGCTAAGTCGTG GTTACCTACCTTGGCTGTTTGGGGCACGACAGGGGGTGTAGCCCTGGTCTACTTAACAGACTGGAGGCTGGTTTTGGATTATGTTCCTTACATCAATGGCAAATTCAAAAAGGATGACTAA